Below is a genomic region from Dehalococcoidia bacterium.
GACGGCCTACTCATAGAAGTCCGTGCCGGCATTGAAGCGGAACTCGATCTGGCCGGTGCACGTCTCGCAGTGACACTCGTCCAGCACCTTCGACGGCACCCAGTCGCAGATGTCGGGCCACAGGCGCGAGGCGATGCCGTCGCCGCCGTAATGCTCGAGGCAGACGCCGCAGGCCGCCGTTTCCGCCACGGGCGATTCGCGCTGCTCCGGGCGCGACACGACGACGCGCTGATTTGCGGCGGAGAAGGCGCCGCACATCCCGCAGGGCGCTGGCCCGGCCGGGCCCTCCAGGTAGACGTCGAGGTCGGAGGCAGATCCCACCACCCCGGCAGGATAGCGCATCCGCGGGCCCTCAGGACTCGCAGCGGCGCTTGATCGACCGCAGCGCCGCCTCGAACTCCGCCCGCGTCTTCGGGCCAAGGTAGAAGCGGTCGATGACGTGGCCGACTACCGGCAGCGCCGTCCAGACGCGCAGCGCAGCCGTGAGGCGGCAGCCTCCCGGGGCCGGCTCGATCGTGTAGGTCTCGTCGTAGCGCAGGGGCCCCAGCGAGAGGAGCGAACGCAGCTTGCGCTCAGGCTCCACCTCAACCGGACGGTCGTGCAGTACCTGGAAGACGCCTGACCGCGTGCGCCAGCGCGCGTGCTGGCCCGGGCGGGGGTAGTCGGGCGGCGTCTCGAGGGCTTCCGAGACGCCGCTCTCCCACTCCACTACCTCACGGGGGTCGCTCAAGGCGCGCCAGACGCGGGCCGCCGGCGCCGCGACCTCTATCGAGACCACGAAAGCGTACACGCGGTCAGGCCCGTGTGCCGCTACCCTTCGATGGTCACGATGCCCTTCGTGCCGTCCACGGTGACCGTGGCGCCGTCGGGGATCACGTGCGTCCCGATCTGCGTCGCGACCACGCAGGGGATGGCGTACTCCCGGGCGCAGATCGCCGAGTGGGAAAGCACGCCGCCCGTGTCGGTGACCACGGCGGCCGCGATGGCAAAGAGCGGCGTCCAGGGCGGCGCCGTGGTCTTGCAGACCATGACCTCGCCCGGCTGCAGGAATTCGCCTTCCGCCAGCGTTCTGATGATCCGCGCCCTGCCCCGCACGACGCCGCGGCTCGCGGCCTGGCCTTTGATCTCGCGCCCGCTGAACTCAGGCATCCCGGCCCCGAAGAAGAGGTGGGCCAGCGCCTGGACCTC
It encodes:
- a CDS encoding SRPBCC family protein, with the translated sequence MVSIEVAAPAARVWRALSDPREVVEWESGVSEALETPPDYPRPGQHARWRTRSGVFQVLHDRPVEVEPERKLRSLLSLGPLRYDETYTIEPAPGGCRLTAALRVWTALPVVGHVIDRFYLGPKTRAEFEAALRSIKRRCES